A region of Sulfuricella denitrificans skB26 DNA encodes the following proteins:
- a CDS encoding ShlB/FhaC/HecB family hemolysin secretion/activation protein, with amino-acid sequence MMTRVLCVLLVSLVWAMPLKAEETPAAKDDGRRFDVMEFQVRGNTVLPSLAIEDAVYPYLGESRSVDDIEHARENLEKVYRDAGYLTVLVDIPEQKVESGLVTLQVTEGKVARTRVVGSHYFSQGRIRDKTPELAEGSVPYFPDVQKQIAAVNTTPDRRVTPVLKPGRTPGTVEVDLKVDDQLPLHGNLELNNRKSGNTTPLRLSGMVRYDNLWQREHSLALQFQTAPENVDEAKVLSATYVMPWATNGDMLALYAVRSRSNVAVVGGLSVLGSGDIYGIRRIVPLPARENLFHSISLGADYKSFKENLVLQGADSSKTPISYVPFTLAYNATLQDRESQTQANASANFAMRGIGDTYGEFENKRYKAQPNYFYLKADLTHTRKLYDEFSLVAKLGWQLANMPLISNEQFSAGGAESVRGYLESEALGDDALQGGLELRTPSLAKGLPDSIDELRFLAFTEGAVLRVKDTLPQQTARFILSSVGIGMRLKAMQHLTASLDVGWPFKDTTNTRSGDPRTHFKMQYEF; translated from the coding sequence ATGATGACGCGTGTACTGTGTGTTTTGCTGGTCAGCCTGGTGTGGGCGATGCCATTGAAGGCTGAAGAAACGCCTGCCGCCAAGGACGACGGGCGGCGTTTCGACGTGATGGAATTTCAGGTCCGGGGGAATACTGTTCTGCCATCCCTGGCGATCGAGGATGCGGTCTATCCCTACCTGGGAGAATCCAGGTCGGTCGACGATATCGAGCACGCGCGCGAGAACCTGGAGAAGGTGTATCGCGATGCCGGTTATCTGACTGTTCTGGTGGATATTCCGGAACAAAAGGTCGAAAGCGGACTGGTCACGCTGCAAGTCACCGAGGGCAAAGTGGCGCGCACGCGCGTGGTCGGCTCACATTATTTTTCGCAGGGTCGCATTCGCGATAAAACGCCGGAATTGGCCGAAGGCAGCGTGCCGTATTTCCCGGATGTGCAGAAGCAGATCGCCGCCGTCAACACCACGCCGGACCGGCGCGTGACGCCGGTGCTCAAGCCGGGCAGAACGCCGGGCACGGTCGAGGTGGATCTCAAGGTGGACGACCAGCTTCCCCTCCATGGCAACCTCGAGCTCAACAACAGGAAGAGTGGCAATACCACGCCGTTGCGACTGAGCGGTATGGTGCGCTACGACAACTTGTGGCAACGCGAGCACAGTCTTGCCCTGCAGTTCCAGACCGCGCCGGAGAATGTGGATGAAGCCAAAGTGCTGTCCGCGACCTATGTGATGCCCTGGGCAACCAATGGCGACATGCTGGCACTATATGCCGTTCGCTCGCGGAGCAACGTCGCGGTAGTGGGCGGCCTGTCGGTGCTGGGCTCAGGTGATATTTACGGCATACGCCGCATTGTGCCGTTGCCGGCACGCGAGAATTTATTTCACTCGATCAGCCTGGGCGCCGATTACAAGAGCTTCAAGGAAAACCTTGTGCTGCAAGGAGCGGACAGTTCTAAAACGCCTATCAGCTATGTGCCATTCACGCTGGCCTATAACGCTACGCTGCAGGACCGGGAATCTCAAACCCAGGCCAATGCCAGCGCCAACTTTGCCATGCGCGGCATCGGCGATACGTATGGCGAATTCGAAAACAAACGCTACAAGGCGCAGCCAAATTATTTTTACCTCAAGGCGGATCTGACCCATACCCGCAAGCTATATGACGAATTCAGCCTGGTCGCCAAGCTGGGCTGGCAGTTGGCGAACATGCCGCTGATCAGCAACGAGCAGTTCAGCGCAGGCGGCGCCGAGAGCGTGCGCGGCTACCTCGAATCGGAAGCACTGGGGGATGACGCTCTGCAGGGTGGACTGGAGTTGCGTACACCTTCCTTGGCCAAAGGCCTGCCGGACAGCATCGATGAACTGCGCTTTCTGGCGTTTACCGAAGGCGCGGTGCTCCGCGTGAAAGACACTCTGCCGCAGCAGACTGCGCGTTTTATTTTGTCTAGCGTAGGTATCGGCATGCGTCTCAAGGCGATGCAGCATCTCACCGCGTCGCTCGATGTGGGTTGGCCGTTCAAAGACACCACGAATACTCGCAGCGGCGATCCGCGGACGCATTTCAAGATGCAATACGAATTCTGA
- a CDS encoding VPLPA-CTERM sorting domain-containing protein, with protein MLEACRPELDFAGLTIDLNFNLEKNMKLKLIAAAAMFAVAGQAAASIADGTTGNGELFLSVYDSVAQVSYTRDLGVTLSDFSSNLSSTSYSLNFASDALLQSAFASLSGLSWNVAALDSTGGTAVGGQHYLSTTNADQATVQNTKNSSLTVGMSGVNGYVQANNAFGTHVSSANGSSTAVFADGAAYFGNGFAANWLGKASFDSTALVGNSLGFFLMETSVNAIGANALKSIQATQAAGTWTLASNGDLSYSVPAPVAAVPVPAALWLLGSGLIGMVGVARRKSA; from the coding sequence ATGCTCGAAGCCTGCCGCCCAGAGTTGGATTTTGCTGGTTTAACTATTGATCTTAACTTTAATTTGGAGAAAAACATGAAATTGAAATTAATCGCAGCAGCAGCAATGTTCGCAGTCGCAGGTCAGGCAGCAGCTTCTATCGCCGATGGCACCACCGGTAACGGCGAGCTGTTCCTGTCCGTGTATGACTCGGTTGCACAAGTATCCTATACCCGCGATCTGGGTGTCACCTTGAGTGATTTTAGTTCCAACCTTTCTTCCACCAGCTATTCCCTGAACTTTGCTTCAGATGCGCTGTTGCAAAGCGCTTTTGCTTCGTTGAGCGGACTGAGCTGGAACGTGGCTGCGCTTGATAGCACTGGCGGTACTGCAGTGGGTGGTCAGCACTATCTTTCCACTACCAACGCTGATCAGGCAACGGTACAAAACACGAAAAACAGTTCGCTGACTGTTGGCATGTCTGGAGTTAATGGTTATGTGCAGGCAAACAATGCGTTTGGAACGCATGTTTCTAGTGCAAATGGTTCCAGCACCGCTGTGTTTGCTGATGGCGCTGCCTACTTCGGAAATGGTTTTGCGGCTAACTGGCTTGGCAAAGCTTCATTTGACAGTACCGCTCTCGTTGGCAACAGCCTGGGATTTTTCCTCATGGAAACCAGCGTAAACGCTATCGGAGCTAATGCGCTTAAATCAATCCAGGCAACCCAGGCTGCCGGTACCTGGACACTGGCTTCCAATGGCGATCTGAGCTACAGCGTCCCCGCACCTGTTGCTGCCGTGCCGGTACCTGCTGCTCTGTGGTTGCTGGGTTCAGGCCTGATCGGCATGGTGGGTGTTGCCCGCCGCAAGTCTGCCTAA
- a CDS encoding substrate-binding domain-containing protein, whose amino-acid sequence MKLTKISLACAMALAAGQALAHAPSVTPDLEVFISGASAQQLTLGAIVEGMMTAGTIDVFYDTASSGKDYRAYFGTGKVGTVIAGKKVLVHNRAKGGSVWGVNPVARAEAISRMAIDGGCAAVVSAVYPAATYKCANTVNAVPDAGVSDVEPKMFVGNNVATGDSQLTDAERAKLTVASQNAVIMGIAVTNNMPLTSLSRAQLTSILTGTYQDWSQVDASLSGPITVERRVNGSGTQAGANAFFGGFPCVANGFLPLADASFTTPGGFTVVENSASGGVKSGLNADFAAGKMAVGILSTESVPAGTDNWHHVSIDGIAPTVGNATAGLYDYFVEQTIQYRNTTVNGVAAPSGLKASFLSDFIVRSGNPAVLSALKGVAALPTNYDQTAYPVGQVMKGTKLNNTCQPTILFY is encoded by the coding sequence ATGAAACTGACCAAAATCTCCCTGGCCTGCGCAATGGCGCTGGCTGCTGGCCAAGCCCTGGCCCATGCTCCTTCCGTTACCCCTGACCTGGAAGTGTTTATTTCCGGCGCTTCCGCACAGCAACTGACTCTCGGCGCTATCGTCGAGGGCATGATGACTGCCGGCACCATCGATGTGTTTTATGACACCGCTTCCAGCGGCAAGGATTATCGCGCTTACTTCGGTACGGGCAAAGTTGGTACGGTCATTGCGGGCAAAAAAGTGCTGGTCCACAACCGCGCCAAAGGCGGTTCGGTGTGGGGCGTGAACCCTGTAGCGCGTGCTGAAGCAATCAGCCGCATGGCAATCGACGGTGGCTGTGCCGCTGTCGTTAGTGCGGTTTACCCTGCTGCTACCTACAAGTGCGCCAACACGGTGAATGCCGTGCCGGATGCAGGTGTTTCCGATGTGGAGCCAAAAATGTTTGTAGGTAACAACGTAGCTACTGGCGATAGCCAGTTGACCGACGCAGAGCGTGCCAAGTTGACCGTAGCTAGCCAGAACGCCGTGATCATGGGTATCGCAGTTACCAACAACATGCCTTTGACCAGCCTGAGCCGTGCCCAGTTGACCAGTATTTTGACCGGTACGTATCAAGACTGGAGCCAGGTTGATGCTTCCCTGTCCGGCCCTATCACCGTTGAACGCCGCGTGAATGGCTCTGGCACCCAGGCAGGCGCCAATGCCTTCTTCGGTGGTTTCCCATGCGTTGCAAACGGTTTTCTGCCCTTGGCTGACGCGTCCTTCACCACCCCTGGTGGCTTCACTGTGGTGGAAAACTCAGCCTCAGGTGGCGTGAAATCTGGCCTGAATGCTGACTTTGCTGCCGGCAAAATGGCCGTCGGCATTCTTTCCACCGAAAGCGTACCGGCTGGTACAGACAACTGGCATCATGTTTCCATTGACGGCATTGCGCCAACTGTGGGTAATGCTACTGCCGGTTTGTATGACTACTTCGTTGAGCAAACCATTCAGTACCGCAATACCACGGTGAACGGTGTGGCTGCACCGTCTGGCCTTAAAGCCTCTTTCCTGTCGGACTTCATCGTACGCTCGGGCAACCCTGCCGTTCTGTCTGCTCTGAAAGGCGTAGCTGCATTGCCAACCAACTATGATCAAACTGCTTACCCAGTTGGTCAAGTCATGAAGGGTACCAAGCTGAACAACACCTGCCAGCCGACCATATTGTTCTATTAA